A region from the Candidatus Thiothrix putei genome encodes:
- a CDS encoding DUF3106 domain-containing protein, which yields MNNSSNKFHFIGFLMALLMAIVFFIGGNAMAGTVTWEMLSDNEKSVLKSFQSEWESLSDKTQGNLRRWAAKPAAERTRIKQRFSDWKQLSTDQQKKIAKQLKRYKVMSPAQKAKIKQWHEWVKKLPEAERKQLREQWPNMNNAERKAYMKDLQQKYGTYE from the coding sequence ATGAACAACAGCAGCAATAAATTTCATTTTATTGGTTTTTTAATGGCGCTCCTGATGGCGATAGTGTTTTTCATAGGTGGGAACGCAATGGCGGGTACAGTAACGTGGGAGATGCTAAGTGACAATGAAAAATCAGTACTAAAGTCTTTTCAAAGCGAGTGGGAGTCTTTATCGGATAAGACCCAAGGTAATTTACGTCGTTGGGCTGCGAAACCAGCGGCAGAGCGTACTCGAATCAAGCAACGTTTTAGTGATTGGAAGCAGCTTTCCACGGATCAACAGAAGAAAATTGCCAAACAACTCAAACGTTACAAGGTCATGTCACCCGCACAGAAAGCCAAGATTAAGCAATGGCATGAGTGGGTAAAAAAGCTGCCAGAAGCGGAACGTAAGCAATTACGTGAACAATGGCCCAATATGAATAATGCTGAGCGTAAGGCTTATATGAAAGACTTGCAGCAAAAATATGGGACATACGAGTAA
- the thrC gene encoding threonine synthase, whose product MKYISTRGQSPAQSFTEILLGGLAPDGGLYLPEVYPHFSADDLTQMRSMNYRELAFAVLSRFATDIPAADLQAIIDKTYTADVYCNVRDGENAADITPLHSLEPDLHLLCLSNGPTIAFKDMAMQLLGNLFEYVLDKAGQGINILGATSGDTGSSAEYAMRGKHGVNVFMLSPHGKMSRFQTAQMFSLQDANIFNIAVKGVFDDCQDIVKAVSNDHVFKAAHKIGAVNSINWGRVAAQIVYYFKGYFAATDSNDQQVSFAVPSGNFGNVCAGHIARMMGLPIKHLVVATNENDVLDEFFRTGVYRPRGSANTYHTSSPSMDISKASNFERFVFDLVGRDGDKVRALWSEVDKGGAFNLASSEFSEPAAFTRVPSFGFQSGVSSHTHRMQTIRQTFETYGVMIDTHTADGLKVALELREPGVPMLVLETALPAKFEDAIREALGRDPVRPAGMENLESLPQRFEVMAADAEAIKQFIVTKTA is encoded by the coding sequence ATGAAATACATTTCGACTCGCGGGCAATCGCCTGCGCAATCTTTCACCGAAATCTTGTTGGGCGGACTTGCGCCTGATGGCGGTTTGTATTTGCCGGAAGTCTATCCGCATTTTAGCGCGGATGATTTGACGCAAATGCGCAGCATGAATTATCGCGAACTGGCGTTTGCGGTGCTGTCGCGCTTTGCGACCGATATTCCGGCGGCTGACCTGCAAGCGATTATCGACAAGACTTACACCGCTGACGTGTATTGCAATGTACGTGACGGCGAAAATGCCGCAGACATTACCCCGTTGCATTCGCTTGAGCCGGACTTGCATTTGCTGTGTTTGTCGAATGGTCCAACGATTGCATTTAAAGACATGGCCATGCAATTGCTCGGCAATTTGTTTGAATACGTGCTGGATAAGGCGGGGCAGGGTATCAATATTTTGGGTGCAACTTCTGGAGATACCGGATCCTCTGCTGAATATGCCATGCGTGGCAAGCACGGCGTGAATGTGTTCATGCTGTCACCACATGGCAAGATGAGCCGTTTCCAAACCGCACAAATGTTTAGTTTGCAAGATGCCAATATTTTCAATATTGCGGTGAAAGGGGTATTCGATGACTGCCAGGACATTGTGAAAGCGGTGTCGAATGATCATGTGTTTAAAGCAGCACACAAGATTGGTGCTGTTAATTCAATCAACTGGGGGCGGGTAGCGGCACAGATTGTGTACTACTTCAAAGGTTATTTTGCGGCAACTGACTCCAATGATCAGCAGGTAAGTTTCGCAGTGCCTTCCGGTAATTTTGGCAATGTGTGTGCCGGACATATTGCACGAATGATGGGGTTGCCGATCAAGCATCTCGTCGTGGCAACCAACGAAAACGATGTTTTGGATGAGTTTTTCCGCACAGGTGTGTACCGTCCGCGTGGTTCGGCAAATACTTACCATACCAGTAGCCCGTCGATGGATATTTCCAAAGCGTCTAATTTTGAGCGTTTCGTGTTTGACTTAGTGGGGCGTGATGGCGATAAAGTACGTGCTTTGTGGAGCGAAGTTGATAAGGGGGGCGCATTTAATCTCGCTTCGTCTGAGTTCAGTGAACCAGCGGCTTTTACACGTGTACCTAGTTTTGGTTTCCAGTCGGGTGTGAGTTCGCATACGCATCGAATGCAAACCATTCGTCAAACGTTTGAAACCTACGGTGTGATGATTGACACGCACACGGCAGATGGTTTGAAAGTGGCCTTGGAGTTGCGTGAACCCGGTGTGCCGATGTTAGTGCTAGAAACCGCGTTACCTGCGAAGTTTGAAGATGCTATTCGTGAGGCTTTAGGGCGTGATCCGGTACGCCCTGCGGGGATGGAGAATTTGGAAAGTTTGCCGCAGCGTTTCGAGGTGATGGCAGCAGATGCTGAGGCCATCAAGCAGTTTATTGTGACTAAAACAGCATAA
- the rpoS gene encoding RNA polymerase sigma factor RpoS, with product MPRPQTHIDSKEIVAFVSSEAVDVIEMDDDLEDDSINDDVSDEDASLSLTGQVSVSVSTGEIDATQLYLREIEFSPLLTPEEEVFYGRLARDGDEFGRKKMITCNLRLVVKIARRYMGRGLPLPDLIEEGNLGLIHAVEKFDPERGFRFSTYATWWIRQNIERALMNQTRTIRLPIHVNKELNAYLRKVREMTQKLGYEPSLPEVAEALDKPIEVLRKLLDFNERITSLDVTVGKDSDSPLVDFVSAETSDEPDSRLEDEDITQSVDSWLGQLEFKQKEVIVRRFGLHGHERATLEQVGEALGLTRERVRQIQMDALKRLRRILENKGLSGENLLGIG from the coding sequence ATGCCACGACCACAGACCCATATAGATAGCAAAGAAATAGTAGCTTTCGTCTCATCGGAAGCCGTCGATGTTATAGAAATGGACGATGATCTTGAGGATGACAGTATCAATGATGATGTCTCAGATGAAGATGCCTCCCTTAGTCTGACCGGACAAGTTTCTGTGTCAGTGTCCACAGGTGAAATTGATGCTACTCAATTGTATTTACGTGAAATTGAATTTTCTCCGCTGTTAACCCCAGAAGAAGAAGTTTTTTATGGTCGTCTCGCCCGTGATGGTGATGAGTTCGGTCGCAAGAAAATGATTACCTGTAATTTGCGCTTGGTGGTGAAAATTGCCCGCCGTTACATGGGACGTGGTTTGCCTTTACCTGACTTGATTGAAGAAGGCAATTTGGGGTTGATTCATGCGGTTGAAAAGTTTGACCCGGAGCGTGGCTTCCGTTTTTCAACGTATGCCACGTGGTGGATTCGTCAAAATATCGAACGCGCGTTGATGAATCAAACGCGCACCATTCGCTTGCCTATCCATGTGAATAAAGAGCTGAATGCTTATTTACGCAAAGTTCGGGAAATGACCCAAAAGTTGGGGTATGAACCCTCTTTGCCGGAGGTGGCGGAAGCGCTGGATAAACCGATTGAAGTCTTACGCAAATTGTTGGATTTCAACGAACGCATTACGTCGTTGGATGTGACGGTAGGTAAAGACAGTGATAGTCCTTTGGTCGATTTCGTCAGTGCGGAAACCAGTGATGAGCCGGACAGTCGCTTAGAAGATGAAGATATTACTCAGTCAGTCGATAGTTGGTTAGGTCAGTTGGAGTTCAAGCAAAAGGAAGTAATTGTACGCCGTTTTGGTTTACACGGTCATGAACGCGCTACGTTAGAACAAGTGGGTGAAGCCTTAGGTTTAACCCGCGAACGGGTTCGTCAGATTCAGATGGATGCGCTGAAACGTTTACGCCGTATTTTGGAAAACAAAGGCTTGTCCGGTGAAAACCTGCTAGGTATTGGCTAA
- a CDS encoding neutral zinc metallopeptidase, with translation MRWRTGRQSNNVEDRRGQGSSRGKGGMKIGLLGTIAIVLIGWYMGANPIQLLGLVGGANIPVRAIK, from the coding sequence ATGCGCTGGAGAACAGGACGACAAAGCAACAATGTGGAAGACCGGCGTGGACAAGGCAGCAGTCGCGGCAAAGGGGGCATGAAAATCGGCTTACTCGGAACAATCGCCATTGTGCTGATTGGCTGGTACATGGGTGCAAACCCTATCCAACTATTAGGGCTAGTTGGGGGCGCTAATATACCAGTCCGTGCCATAAAATAG
- a CDS encoding homoserine dehydrogenase, whose translation MDPVKVGLLGLGTVGGGTAIVLKRNAEEIARRAGRGIVIDYAANLDLSRAEELGLGNVRLTQDAFDVVNDPDIQIVVELIGGYTVARDLVLQAINNGKHVVTANKALIALHGNEIFAAAQAKGVMVAFEAAVAGGIPVIKAVREGLAANRIEWLAGIINGTSNFILTEMRDKGRSFGDVLSEAQALGYAEADPTFDVEGIDAGHKLTILSSIAFGIPLQFKQTYTEGISKITAEDVSYAAELGYRIKLLGIARRTDAGIEQRVHPTLIPQRRLIANVDGVMNAVLVKGDAVGATLYYGAGAGAEPTASAVIADLVDITRALTADPENRVPHLAFQPSQLEDTAILPIDEVETAFYLRMCALDRPGVLADVTRIMGERQISIEAFIQKEPTSGVDKVDIIMLTQRVREGNMNEAIAAIEALETICSSVTRIRVETLG comes from the coding sequence ATGGATCCCGTCAAGGTTGGCCTGCTGGGGCTGGGGACTGTCGGTGGTGGTACTGCCATTGTGTTGAAGCGTAATGCAGAAGAAATTGCCCGCCGTGCAGGTCGCGGTATTGTGATTGACTATGCTGCAAACCTCGACCTCAGCCGTGCAGAAGAATTAGGCTTGGGGAACGTGCGTTTAACGCAGGACGCTTTCGATGTGGTTAACGATCCCGACATCCAAATAGTGGTCGAATTGATCGGTGGCTATACCGTGGCGCGTGATTTGGTGTTGCAGGCGATTAATAATGGCAAACACGTCGTTACCGCAAACAAAGCATTGATTGCCTTGCACGGCAATGAGATTTTTGCTGCTGCCCAAGCCAAAGGCGTGATGGTCGCGTTTGAAGCGGCCGTTGCAGGCGGTATTCCGGTCATCAAGGCGGTGCGCGAAGGTTTGGCTGCAAACCGTATTGAATGGTTGGCGGGTATCATCAACGGTACGAGCAACTTTATTCTGACCGAAATGCGTGACAAAGGCCGCAGTTTTGGCGATGTATTGTCTGAAGCCCAAGCGTTGGGCTATGCCGAAGCGGATCCGACGTTTGATGTGGAAGGTATTGATGCAGGCCATAAGCTGACCATTTTGTCTTCTATTGCATTCGGTATTCCGCTGCAATTTAAGCAAACTTATACGGAAGGCATTTCCAAAATCACGGCTGAAGACGTGAGTTACGCGGCTGAATTGGGCTACCGTATTAAACTATTGGGAATTGCCCGTCGTACTGATGCGGGAATTGAGCAGCGCGTACACCCAACCCTCATTCCGCAACGGCGTTTGATTGCGAATGTGGATGGCGTCATGAATGCGGTATTGGTGAAAGGTGATGCGGTCGGTGCTACCTTGTATTACGGGGCGGGTGCGGGTGCGGAGCCGACGGCTTCCGCCGTCATTGCTGATTTGGTGGATATTACCCGTGCATTAACGGCTGACCCGGAAAATCGTGTACCGCATTTGGCATTCCAGCCTTCACAGCTTGAGGATACCGCTATTCTGCCGATTGATGAGGTGGAAACAGCATTTTATCTGCGGATGTGTGCGCTTGACCGCCCCGGTGTATTGGCCGACGTGACGCGTATTATGGGCGAGCGCCAGATCAGTATTGAAGCTTTTATTCAGAAAGAACCTACCAGTGGTGTGGATAAAGTGGACATCATCATGCTGACCCAACGCGTACGCGAAGGCAATATGAATGAAGCGATTGCGGCGATTGAGGCGTTGGAAACGATTTGCAGTAGCGTGACGCGCATTCGTGTAGAGACTTTGGGCTAA
- a CDS encoding pyridoxal phosphate-dependent aminotransferase — MKHSIAAERMRDIQSFHVMALLAEARQREAAGQDIIHMEVGEPDFPTPPPIVEAGVKALQAGKTKYTAACGLPALREAIADYYTRRFGVNISPQRIVITPGASGALQLVLGALLNPGDEVLMTDPGYPCNRHFVRLFEGIATGLPVGAETAYQLTPEHIQHYWRKSTRAVMLATPANPTGTVLSVAQLAALYAEVQPRGGQFIVDEIYQGLTYGIPDVTALAVDADNIWVINSFSKYFGMTGWRLGWVVAPEWAVATLDRLAQNIFLAASTPAQYAALAAFTPEALAVMETQRQALQRRRDFLLPALRELGFSVRTEPQGAFYIYAGSERFGNDAQALCARLLDKTGVVFTPGIDFGSHQATTHVRFAYTTHVARLEQAVERLELGLLGLKD, encoded by the coding sequence ATGAAGCATAGCATAGCCGCTGAACGAATGCGGGACATCCAATCATTCCATGTGATGGCCTTATTGGCAGAAGCGCGGCAGCGTGAAGCTGCGGGGCAAGACATCATCCATATGGAAGTGGGGGAACCTGATTTCCCAACACCGCCACCGATTGTGGAAGCGGGAGTAAAAGCGTTGCAAGCAGGGAAAACGAAATACACGGCAGCCTGTGGATTGCCTGCTTTGCGGGAAGCTATTGCAGATTATTATACCCGTCGTTTTGGGGTAAATATTTCACCGCAGCGCATTGTGATTACACCGGGCGCTTCCGGCGCATTGCAATTGGTGCTAGGTGCACTGTTGAATCCGGGTGATGAGGTGTTGATGACTGATCCCGGCTATCCCTGCAATCGCCATTTTGTGCGTTTGTTTGAAGGTATTGCCACCGGGCTACCCGTGGGCGCGGAAACGGCTTATCAATTAACGCCTGAACACATTCAGCACTATTGGAGGAAAAGCACCCGTGCCGTGATGTTGGCAACACCTGCTAATCCCACGGGAACAGTATTGAGTGTGGCGCAATTAGCAGCGCTTTATGCGGAAGTGCAGCCACGTGGTGGACAATTCATTGTTGATGAAATTTATCAGGGGCTGACCTACGGCATACCTGATGTAACGGCCTTGGCGGTGGATGCGGATAATATTTGGGTGATTAACAGTTTCTCTAAATACTTTGGTATGACGGGTTGGCGTTTGGGTTGGGTGGTTGCGCCAGAATGGGCAGTTGCAACGCTGGATCGTTTGGCACAAAACATTTTTCTAGCAGCATCAACGCCCGCGCAATACGCGGCATTGGCTGCCTTCACGCCTGAAGCCTTGGCAGTGATGGAGACGCAACGGCAGGCGTTGCAACGGCGGCGGGATTTTTTACTGCCTGCCTTACGAGAGCTGGGTTTTTCGGTGCGAACCGAGCCGCAAGGGGCATTTTACATCTACGCGGGTTCGGAACGTTTCGGGAATGATGCGCAAGCGTTGTGCGCACGTTTGCTGGACAAAACCGGCGTGGTATTCACACCGGGTATCGACTTCGGCAGCCATCAGGCGACGACTCATGTGCGTTTTGCTTATACCACGCATGTGGCACGGTTAGAGCAAGCAGTGGAACGTCTTGAACTAGGATTGCTGGGATTAAAGGATTAG
- a CDS encoding metal-dependent hydrolase → MANFSTHITVAAAGAGLLSVLCLQVGLVEPREALMLALLGTIGGILPDIDLQHAYPSRIMFSLFAIIAAFMVVFSNQNNLSIVELWGVGLITFGLIRFPIWTVFHEYTTHRGSIHSLVAAVLFMFLTAAFAFHVMGESPFIAWLFGLFVFLGFVLHLVLDELYSVDFMNHRIKRSFGTALKILDWKKREKSTALVVATIIAWAVVPDSHAFWDTLLSADTYRIIGARLLP, encoded by the coding sequence ATGGCAAATTTTAGTACCCATATTACCGTGGCAGCAGCGGGGGCGGGTTTATTGTCCGTCCTTTGCCTGCAAGTAGGGTTAGTGGAGCCGCGTGAAGCGTTGATGTTGGCGCTGCTGGGAACAATCGGCGGTATTTTGCCCGATATTGATTTGCAGCACGCTTACCCCAGTCGCATTATGTTTTCTCTGTTTGCGATTATTGCCGCGTTTATGGTGGTATTTTCCAATCAGAATAATCTGTCGATTGTGGAGTTATGGGGTGTGGGATTAATCACGTTTGGGTTAATCCGCTTTCCTATCTGGACGGTGTTTCATGAATACACCACACACCGTGGCTCGATTCATTCGCTCGTTGCTGCGGTATTGTTCATGTTTTTGACGGCTGCCTTTGCCTTCCATGTGATGGGTGAAAGCCCGTTTATTGCATGGCTATTTGGTCTGTTTGTATTTTTGGGGTTTGTGCTGCATCTGGTGTTGGATGAGTTGTACAGTGTGGATTTTATGAACCACCGCATTAAACGTTCCTTTGGTACAGCATTAAAAATACTCGATTGGAAAAAACGCGAGAAGTCGACGGCCTTGGTAGTGGCTACCATTATTGCATGGGCCGTTGTACCGGATTCCCATGCATTTTGGGATACTTTGCTGAGTGCGGATACTTACCGCATTATTGGGGCGCGTTTATTGCCGTAG
- a CDS encoding peptidoglycan DD-metalloendopeptidase family protein → MKKWLLLSMAFYSANVLALPRENPVPGGIVHIPIAPLSEPAPIVQYAGNRVTVVPQDSQWLAIIGIPLDAGGDTQSINVQGQEPIAFPIQPKQYKTQRITIKDKNKVEPDDESTQRILREQTLQQQLKTRFSAGEAQLDFIKPVPGRDTGRFGLKRFINNQPRNPHSGMDIAAATGTPVKATTAGKVIHTDDFFFSGNTVYLDHGAGVISMYAHLSEIQVETGDIVQQGDIIGKVGSTGRASGPHLHWSVYLNGEAVDPALFLSNKK, encoded by the coding sequence ATGAAAAAATGGTTACTGTTAAGCATGGCGTTCTATTCTGCTAATGTGCTGGCTTTGCCACGTGAAAACCCTGTACCGGGTGGAATTGTACACATCCCTATTGCACCACTTTCTGAACCAGCGCCCATTGTACAATACGCTGGTAATCGGGTAACGGTTGTCCCGCAGGATTCGCAATGGCTGGCTATCATCGGCATTCCTCTCGATGCGGGAGGTGATACGCAAAGCATCAACGTACAAGGGCAAGAGCCTATTGCCTTTCCCATCCAACCCAAGCAATACAAAACTCAGCGTATTACCATCAAAGATAAAAACAAAGTAGAACCGGATGATGAATCCACTCAACGCATCCTTCGTGAACAAACGCTACAGCAACAACTCAAAACGCGTTTCAGCGCAGGTGAAGCACAATTAGACTTCATCAAGCCCGTGCCGGGACGCGATACAGGACGCTTCGGCTTGAAACGTTTCATCAATAATCAACCGCGTAATCCGCACAGTGGCATGGACATAGCAGCAGCGACTGGCACACCGGTTAAGGCAACCACCGCTGGCAAAGTTATACACACAGATGATTTCTTTTTCAGTGGCAATACTGTCTACCTTGATCACGGCGCAGGCGTGATTAGTATGTATGCGCACTTAAGTGAAATTCAGGTAGAAACCGGTGATATTGTTCAGCAAGGGGATATTATCGGCAAGGTAGGCAGCACTGGTAGAGCAAGCGGTCCGCATCTGCATTGGTCTGTGTATCTGAACGGTGAGGCTGTCGACCCAGCATTATTTCTATCGAACAAAAAATAA
- a CDS encoding Mth938-like domain-containing protein, producing the protein MKFSEELNSTHYRVTSYGDAWVAVNQNILTNSFLIGSQTLITDWQPQSIMELQPTHLAPLFAIGAEVILIGTGKNQQFPQPDTWRALVQHGVGFEVMTTAAACRTYNVLLSEARRVAAAFFLN; encoded by the coding sequence ATGAAGTTTAGTGAGGAATTGAACAGCACTCATTATCGTGTCACCAGTTACGGTGACGCATGGGTAGCCGTCAATCAAAACATTTTAACCAATAGCTTCTTGATTGGCTCACAAACGCTGATCACGGACTGGCAACCACAATCCATTATGGAATTACAACCAACACATTTAGCGCCCTTGTTTGCGATTGGAGCAGAAGTGATCTTGATTGGCACTGGGAAAAATCAACAATTCCCGCAACCTGATACGTGGAGAGCGTTGGTACAACACGGTGTGGGTTTTGAAGTGATGACGACTGCTGCTGCTTGCCGCACTTATAATGTATTGTTGTCCGAGGCAAGACGTGTGGCGGCAGCGTTTTTCTTAAATTAG
- the alaC gene encoding alanine transaminase, which yields MQDDFQRINRLPTYVFKITDALKREARAKGEDIIDFGMGNPDQPTPKHIVDKLVEAAQRGDTHRYSMSRGIPRLRKAISNWYKRKFDVDIDPETEAIVTIGSKEGLAHLALATLSRGDTVLVPNPAYPIHPYGSIIADADIRHVPLVEGKDFFVELEAAIKNSWPKPKMLIINFPGNPTGQCVELDFFERVIKVAKEHDVWVIHDIAYGEICFDGYQAPSILQVPGAKDIAVEFYSLSKTYNMPGWRVGFMCGNPVLVKALERIKSYLDYGMFAPIQIAAIAALDGPQDCVKEISAMYESRRNVLCDGLNAAGWAVERPKASMFVWAKIPEQYVAMGSLEFAKKLLKDAQVAVSPGIGFGEYGDDHVRFSLIENEHRTRQAIRNIKQMFRKDQGLKE from the coding sequence GTGCAGGACGATTTCCAAAGAATAAACCGGCTTCCCACCTACGTTTTCAAAATCACCGATGCGCTTAAGCGGGAAGCACGCGCCAAGGGCGAAGATATTATCGACTTTGGGATGGGTAATCCCGATCAGCCGACGCCCAAACACATTGTAGACAAACTGGTAGAAGCCGCGCAACGTGGCGACACGCATCGCTATTCGATGTCACGGGGTATCCCACGGTTGCGCAAAGCCATTAGCAATTGGTACAAGCGTAAGTTTGACGTGGACATTGACCCGGAAACCGAAGCCATTGTCACCATCGGCTCGAAAGAGGGCTTGGCACATCTGGCACTGGCAACCTTGAGTCGTGGCGATACCGTGCTTGTACCGAACCCAGCCTACCCGATCCACCCCTATGGTAGCATCATTGCCGATGCCGATATTCGCCATGTGCCATTAGTGGAAGGTAAGGATTTCTTTGTCGAGCTGGAAGCCGCTATTAAAAACTCATGGCCTAAGCCGAAGATGCTGATCATCAATTTCCCCGGCAACCCGACAGGGCAGTGCGTGGAACTCGATTTTTTCGAGCGTGTGATTAAAGTAGCCAAAGAGCATGATGTGTGGGTTATCCATGACATTGCTTACGGTGAAATTTGCTTCGATGGCTACCAAGCGCCGTCTATATTGCAAGTGCCGGGTGCAAAAGACATCGCAGTAGAATTCTATTCCTTGTCCAAAACCTACAATATGCCGGGCTGGCGTGTTGGCTTTATGTGCGGTAATCCTGTGTTGGTCAAAGCGCTGGAGCGTATTAAGTCGTATCTGGATTACGGTATGTTTGCACCCATCCAGATTGCTGCGATTGCTGCACTGGATGGCCCGCAAGATTGTGTCAAAGAAATCAGCGCAATGTACGAAAGTCGTCGCAACGTGTTGTGCGATGGTTTAAATGCAGCAGGTTGGGCAGTTGAACGCCCCAAAGCCAGCATGTTTGTGTGGGCAAAAATTCCCGAACAGTATGTTGCGATGGGCTCGTTGGAATTCGCTAAAAAGTTGTTGAAAGATGCACAAGTGGCAGTATCACCGGGGATTGGTTTCGGTGAATACGGCGACGATCACGTGCGTTTCAGTCTGATTGAAAACGAACACCGTACTCGTCAGGCGATCCGTAATATCAAACAAATGTTTCGTAAAGATCAAGGTTTAAAGGAGTGA
- a CDS encoding neutral zinc metallopeptidase — protein sequence MLGGFGGGSSSQEVTTGVPQDDAGRFASVVLASTEDVWNPVFRQLGGRYVEPKLVLFTDSTDSVCGYSTAATGPFYCPGDQKVYIDLGFFRELQNLGASGDFAQAYVLGHEIGHHVQNLMGTTDEVTRLQNSMSKTDGNALSVALELQADCYAGVWAHHAHQQFNILESGDIEEAINAAGSIGDDRLQRMSGRRINPDSFTHGSSMQRMEWFQRGLKTGNLKNCNSFKS from the coding sequence ATCTTAGGCGGGTTTGGCGGTGGCAGCAGCAGTCAAGAAGTTACAACCGGCGTACCACAAGACGATGCAGGGCGATTCGCTTCCGTTGTCTTAGCATCGACTGAAGACGTGTGGAATCCCGTCTTCCGACAATTAGGTGGGCGCTATGTGGAACCAAAACTGGTGTTATTCACCGATAGCACTGACTCCGTATGTGGTTACTCTACAGCAGCAACAGGCCCTTTCTATTGCCCCGGCGACCAAAAAGTCTATATCGACCTCGGCTTTTTCCGTGAACTCCAAAACCTAGGCGCATCAGGTGATTTTGCACAAGCCTATGTACTGGGGCACGAAATCGGGCATCACGTCCAGAATCTCATGGGTACAACAGACGAAGTAACCCGCTTACAAAACAGCATGAGTAAAACCGACGGCAATGCTTTGTCAGTCGCTTTAGAACTACAAGCAGACTGTTATGCGGGTGTGTGGGCACATCATGCCCACCAACAATTCAATATTCTGGAGTCCGGTGATATTGAAGAAGCCATTAACGCGGCGGGTTCTATTGGTGATGACCGCCTGCAACGCATGTCAGGGCGACGCATCAACCCCGACTCCTTCACCCATGGCTCCTCGATGCAACGCATGGAATGGTTTCAGCGTGGCTTAAAAACCGGCAATTTGAAAAACTGCAATTCTTTCAAAAGTTAA
- a CDS encoding sigma factor, translating to MAALITAHNEELERDSHKDESLDNTTRLNHFLRDMSRRAFIVARMATQDEEEALDIVQDALFKLVQKYSGHPYNEWGALFYTILHSRINDWHRRQRVRNRWRVFFSTTQKKRMSM from the coding sequence ATGGCGGCATTGATAACTGCTCATAATGAGGAGTTGGAGAGAGATTCGCACAAAGATGAAAGTTTGGATAATACAACACGCCTGAATCATTTCCTGAGGGATATGAGTCGGCGTGCCTTCATCGTTGCACGTATGGCAACTCAGGATGAAGAGGAGGCGCTGGATATTGTACAAGATGCCTTATTCAAACTGGTGCAGAAATATTCAGGACATCCGTACAACGAATGGGGTGCGTTATTTTATACCATTCTGCATAGTCGTATTAATGATTGGCATCGACGCCAAAGAGTACGTAATCGCTGGCGGGTATTTTTTTCTACAACACAGAAGAAGAGGATGTCGATGTAG
- a CDS encoding sigma factor-like helix-turn-helix DNA-binding protein, with product MSVLMQTAIGQLPLRQQQALLLRGWEGYDIAETAKIMKCSEGSVKTHYSRAVHSLRKKLGDYQ from the coding sequence ATGAGTGTGCTAATGCAGACTGCAATAGGGCAATTACCGCTGCGTCAGCAGCAAGCGCTGTTATTAAGGGGATGGGAAGGTTACGACATTGCTGAAACAGCAAAAATTATGAAGTGCTCTGAAGGGAGCGTAAAAACACATTACTCAAGGGCTGTCCACAGTTTGCGGAAAAAACTGGGAGATTATCAATGA